The Halichoerus grypus chromosome 15, mHalGry1.hap1.1, whole genome shotgun sequence genome includes a window with the following:
- the ZCCHC14 gene encoding zinc finger CCHC domain-containing protein 14 isoform X5 encodes MHYIHQHIPRRSRYPRGLWGNTPKVLWSDSSVTSVTKSSSEVTEFISKLPQLYPEENLEKFIPCLAGPDSFYVERNHMDLEADLRYLASLPSHVLKNDHVKKFFSTSSPTQQLQSPSPGTPSLSKVGTVMGMSGRPVCGVAGIPSSQSSAQHHMPHSASSAALPHCSHAGGAGSALAYRAQMDSSPAILMPSSLQAPQTQEQNGILDWLRKLRLHKYYPVFKQLTMEKFLSLTEEDLNKFESLTMGAKKKLKTQLELEKEKSEKRCLNPTAPPPVTSSGVARVPPTSHVGPVQTVRGPHAAALRVEVEQPPHQTAREGSSSECSSSSPSPMGVQAREESSDSAEENDRRVEMHLEGSEKEKPVMLLNHFASSSARPTAQVLPVQNEAGSSPAGHHPLPPQMMAAASHLAPIRMLNSVHKSERGGADMKLLPPSVHSLLSLEERSKLSGPRGSIKVDKNFGHTVIDAAPTPTPQQPLQVLSALAESSSVSPTVSFGPRAKVVHTAALDRVMKPAPQPALAGEASTAAAGTSSAVFHVARPPIKLLVSSSVPADSAISGQTPCSNNVQISVPPAIINPRTALYTNTKAAFSAMSSVPVGPLQGGFCASSSTASSSSHPPTSFASMASVPSCPAPSSSPALSSAPDSGFYGGGGGGAGAGGSPGSLPAPAQNHHHHHHHQQQAAAQQPAPAPPPGCVVCTSCGCSGSCGSSGLTVSYANYFQHPFSGPSVFPFPFLPFSPVCGSGYVGAQQYGGGAFPVVHPPYGGSVPPEPVLGGQSAFAVPPMQSFMAGAAGVYQAPGLVGSSNGSGHKKSGNLSCYNCGATGHRAQDCKQPSMDFNRQDWSLTSGLAWSAPPPWLRCRDLRLPRSIAVIGPSRLTRNSRAATQDRNRELQVGVLRVEFHQSDS; translated from the exons gtctTGTGGTCTGATTCTTCAGTAACATCAGTAACCAAATCTTCCTCTGAAGTGACTGAATTTATTTCAAAG TTACCCCAGCTGTACCCTGAAGAAAATCTGGAGAAGTTCATTCCTTGCTTAGCTGGCCCAGATTCCTTTTACGTAGAGCGAAACCACATGGATCTGGAAGCGGACCTGAG GTATTTGGCTTCATTACCTTCTCACGTATTAAAAAATGACCACGTTAAGAAGTTTTTCAGCACTTCATCTCCCACCCAACAGCTTCAAAGTCCAA GTCCTGGCACCCCTTCCCTCTCTAAAGTGGGTACCGTGATGGGCATGTCTGGAAG GCCTGTGTGTGGCGTGGCCGGCATCCCCTCCTCTCAGAGCAGTGCCCAGCACCACATGCCGCACTCGGCCAGCTCGGCCGCCTTGCCCCACTGCTCCCACGCGGGGGGTGCAGGCTCGGCGTTGGCCTACCGGGCCCAGATGGACAGCTCGCCCGCCATCCTGATGCCCTCCAGTCTGCAGgcccctcagacccaggagcagAACGGGATCTTAGACTGGCTGAGGAAGCTGCGCTTGCACAAGTACTACCCTGTCTTCAAACAGCTCACCATGGAGAAG TTTCTGAGCCTTACTgaggaagatctaaataaatttGAATCCCTCACAATGGGAGCAAAGAAAAAACTCAAGACTCAGCTGGAGCTGGAGAA GGAGAAGTCAGAGAAACGGTGCCTGAaccccacagccccacccccagtcaCCAGCAGTGGAGTGGCCCGCGTCCCCCCCACCAGCCACGTCGGGCCCGTGCAGACCGTGCGAGGCCCCCACGCTGCAG CGCTGCGGGTAGAAGTGGAGCAGCCCCCTCACCAGACGGCCCGGGAGGGCAGCTCCTCGGAATGCTCCAGCTCCTCACCCAGCCCGATGGGGGTGCAGGCCCGGGAAGAGAGCTCGGACAGCGCCGAGGAGAACGACAGAC GTGTGGAGATGCACTTGGAGGGCTCGGAGAAGGAGAAGCCCGTCATGCTACTGAACCATTTCGCTTCAAGTTCCGCCAGACCCACGGCCCAGGTTCTCCCGGTGCAGAACGAGGCAGGCTCCAGTCCGGCgggccaccaccccctccccccccagatGATGGCCGCGGCCTCGCACCTGGCACCCATCCGGATGCTGAATTCCGTGCACAAGTCCGAAAGGGGGGGCGCGGACATGAAGCTCCTCCCGCCTTCCGTGCACTCGCTGCTGTCTCTAGAAGAAAGGAGTAAACTCTCGGGACCAAGAGGCAGCATCAAAGTGGACAAGAACTTCGGCCACACCGTGATCGACGCAGCACCCACGCCCaccccccagcagcccctgcagGTGCTCTCTGCCCTGGCCGAGAGCAGCTCCGTGTCACCCACCGTCTCCTTCGGTCCCCGCGCCAAGGTCGTGCACACGGCTGCGCTGGACAGGGTGATGAAGCCGGCCCCGCAGCCGGCCCTGGCGGGGGAGGCGAGCACGGCTGCCGCGGGGACGTCGAGCGCCGTCTTCCACGTGGCCCGGCCACCCATCAAACTTCTGGTGTCTTCATCTGTCCCCGCGGATTCTGCCATTTCTGGGCAAACTCCCTGTTCGAATAATGTGCAAATAAGCGTGCCCCCTGCAATAATAAACCCCCGGACTGCTCTGTACACCAACACCAAAGCTGCCTTCTCTGCGATGAGCAGTGTGCCCGTGGGGCCCCTGCAGGGCGGCTTCTGCGCCAGCAGCAGCACTGCCTCCTCCAGCAGCCACCCGCCCACGTCCTTCGCCAGCATGGCCTCTGTGCCCAGCTGCCCggcccccagctccagccccgcGCTCTCCTCGGCCCCCGACAGCGGCTTCtacggcggcgggggcggcggggccggggccggcggCTCCCCGGGGAGCCTCCCCGCGCCCGCCcagaaccaccaccaccaccaccaccatcagcagcAGGCGGCGGCCCAGCagcccgcgcccgccccgccgcccggcTGCGTCGTGTGCACGTCGTGCGGCTGCAGCGGCAGCTGCGGCTCCAGCGGCCTGACCGTCAGCTACGCCAACTACTTCCAGCACCCGTTCTCGGGGCCGTCCGtgttccccttccccttcctgcccttCAGCCCCGTGTGCGGCAGCGGCTACGTGGGCGCCCAGCAGTACGGCGGCGGCGCCTTCCCCGTGGTGCACCCGCCCTACGGCGGCAGCGTGCCCCCCGAGCCCGTGCTGGGCGGCCAGTCGGCCTTCGCCGTGCCGCCCATGCAGAGCTTCATGGCGGGCGCGGCGGGCGTGTACCAGGCCCCGGGGCTGGTGGGCAGCAGCAACGGCTCCGGCCACAAGAAGAGCGGCAATCTGTCGTGTTACAACTGCGGGGCCACCGGGCACCGCGCTCAGGACTGCAAGCAGCCGTCCATGGACTTCAATCGGCAAG ATTGGAGCTTGACGTCAGGACTCGCCTGGTCGGCGCCTCCACCGTGGTTGCGATGCAGAGACCTCCGTCTCCCGAGGAGCATTGCCGTCATCGGTCCTTCCAGGCTCACACGTAATTCCCGGGCAGCTACGCAAGATCGGAATCGAGAACTGCAGGTTGGAGTTCTCCGCGTGGAGTTCCACCAGTCGGACTCTTGA
- the ZCCHC14 gene encoding zinc finger CCHC domain-containing protein 14 isoform X4 has product MLNVPLRTFGKDSPKVLEAVETCDQHPGLSTRRTLESQHLQGLVEVLWSDSSVTSVTKSSSEVTEFISKLPQLYPEENLEKFIPCLAGPDSFYVERNHMDLEADLRYLASLPSHVLKNDHVKKFFSTSSPTQQLQSPSPGTPSLSKVGTVMGMSGRPVCGVAGIPSSQSSAQHHMPHSASSAALPHCSHAGGAGSALAYRAQMDSSPAILMPSSLQAPQTQEQNGILDWLRKLRLHKYYPVFKQLTMEKFLSLTEEDLNKFESLTMGAKKKLKTQLELEKEKSEKRCLNPTAPPPVTSSGVARVPPTSHVGPVQTVRGPHAAALRVEVEQPPHQTAREGSSSECSSSSPSPMGVQAREESSDSAEENDRRVEMHLEGSEKEKPVMLLNHFASSSARPTAQVLPVQNEAGSSPAGHHPLPPQMMAAASHLAPIRMLNSVHKSERGGADMKLLPPSVHSLLSLEERSKLSGPRGSIKVDKNFGHTVIDAAPTPTPQQPLQVLSALAESSSVSPTVSFGPRAKVVHTAALDRVMKPAPQPALAGEASTAAAGTSSAVFHVARPPIKLLVSSSVPADSAISGQTPCSNNVQISVPPAIINPRTALYTNTKAAFSAMSSVPVGPLQGGFCASSSTASSSSHPPTSFASMASVPSCPAPSSSPALSSAPDSGFYGGGGGGAGAGGSPGSLPAPAQNHHHHHHHQQQAAAQQPAPAPPPGCVVCTSCGCSGSCGSSGLTVSYANYFQHPFSGPSVFPFPFLPFSPVCGSGYVGAQQYGGGAFPVVHPPYGGSVPPEPVLGGQSAFAVPPMQSFMAGAAGVYQAPGLVGSSNGSGHKKSGNLSCYNCGATGHRAQDCKQPSMDFNRQDWSLTSGLAWSAPPPWLRCRDLRLPRSIAVIGPSRLTRNSRAATQDRNRELQVGVLRVEFHQSDS; this is encoded by the exons gtctTGTGGTCTGATTCTTCAGTAACATCAGTAACCAAATCTTCCTCTGAAGTGACTGAATTTATTTCAAAG TTACCCCAGCTGTACCCTGAAGAAAATCTGGAGAAGTTCATTCCTTGCTTAGCTGGCCCAGATTCCTTTTACGTAGAGCGAAACCACATGGATCTGGAAGCGGACCTGAG GTATTTGGCTTCATTACCTTCTCACGTATTAAAAAATGACCACGTTAAGAAGTTTTTCAGCACTTCATCTCCCACCCAACAGCTTCAAAGTCCAA GTCCTGGCACCCCTTCCCTCTCTAAAGTGGGTACCGTGATGGGCATGTCTGGAAG GCCTGTGTGTGGCGTGGCCGGCATCCCCTCCTCTCAGAGCAGTGCCCAGCACCACATGCCGCACTCGGCCAGCTCGGCCGCCTTGCCCCACTGCTCCCACGCGGGGGGTGCAGGCTCGGCGTTGGCCTACCGGGCCCAGATGGACAGCTCGCCCGCCATCCTGATGCCCTCCAGTCTGCAGgcccctcagacccaggagcagAACGGGATCTTAGACTGGCTGAGGAAGCTGCGCTTGCACAAGTACTACCCTGTCTTCAAACAGCTCACCATGGAGAAG TTTCTGAGCCTTACTgaggaagatctaaataaatttGAATCCCTCACAATGGGAGCAAAGAAAAAACTCAAGACTCAGCTGGAGCTGGAGAA GGAGAAGTCAGAGAAACGGTGCCTGAaccccacagccccacccccagtcaCCAGCAGTGGAGTGGCCCGCGTCCCCCCCACCAGCCACGTCGGGCCCGTGCAGACCGTGCGAGGCCCCCACGCTGCAG CGCTGCGGGTAGAAGTGGAGCAGCCCCCTCACCAGACGGCCCGGGAGGGCAGCTCCTCGGAATGCTCCAGCTCCTCACCCAGCCCGATGGGGGTGCAGGCCCGGGAAGAGAGCTCGGACAGCGCCGAGGAGAACGACAGAC GTGTGGAGATGCACTTGGAGGGCTCGGAGAAGGAGAAGCCCGTCATGCTACTGAACCATTTCGCTTCAAGTTCCGCCAGACCCACGGCCCAGGTTCTCCCGGTGCAGAACGAGGCAGGCTCCAGTCCGGCgggccaccaccccctccccccccagatGATGGCCGCGGCCTCGCACCTGGCACCCATCCGGATGCTGAATTCCGTGCACAAGTCCGAAAGGGGGGGCGCGGACATGAAGCTCCTCCCGCCTTCCGTGCACTCGCTGCTGTCTCTAGAAGAAAGGAGTAAACTCTCGGGACCAAGAGGCAGCATCAAAGTGGACAAGAACTTCGGCCACACCGTGATCGACGCAGCACCCACGCCCaccccccagcagcccctgcagGTGCTCTCTGCCCTGGCCGAGAGCAGCTCCGTGTCACCCACCGTCTCCTTCGGTCCCCGCGCCAAGGTCGTGCACACGGCTGCGCTGGACAGGGTGATGAAGCCGGCCCCGCAGCCGGCCCTGGCGGGGGAGGCGAGCACGGCTGCCGCGGGGACGTCGAGCGCCGTCTTCCACGTGGCCCGGCCACCCATCAAACTTCTGGTGTCTTCATCTGTCCCCGCGGATTCTGCCATTTCTGGGCAAACTCCCTGTTCGAATAATGTGCAAATAAGCGTGCCCCCTGCAATAATAAACCCCCGGACTGCTCTGTACACCAACACCAAAGCTGCCTTCTCTGCGATGAGCAGTGTGCCCGTGGGGCCCCTGCAGGGCGGCTTCTGCGCCAGCAGCAGCACTGCCTCCTCCAGCAGCCACCCGCCCACGTCCTTCGCCAGCATGGCCTCTGTGCCCAGCTGCCCggcccccagctccagccccgcGCTCTCCTCGGCCCCCGACAGCGGCTTCtacggcggcgggggcggcggggccggggccggcggCTCCCCGGGGAGCCTCCCCGCGCCCGCCcagaaccaccaccaccaccaccaccatcagcagcAGGCGGCGGCCCAGCagcccgcgcccgccccgccgcccggcTGCGTCGTGTGCACGTCGTGCGGCTGCAGCGGCAGCTGCGGCTCCAGCGGCCTGACCGTCAGCTACGCCAACTACTTCCAGCACCCGTTCTCGGGGCCGTCCGtgttccccttccccttcctgcccttCAGCCCCGTGTGCGGCAGCGGCTACGTGGGCGCCCAGCAGTACGGCGGCGGCGCCTTCCCCGTGGTGCACCCGCCCTACGGCGGCAGCGTGCCCCCCGAGCCCGTGCTGGGCGGCCAGTCGGCCTTCGCCGTGCCGCCCATGCAGAGCTTCATGGCGGGCGCGGCGGGCGTGTACCAGGCCCCGGGGCTGGTGGGCAGCAGCAACGGCTCCGGCCACAAGAAGAGCGGCAATCTGTCGTGTTACAACTGCGGGGCCACCGGGCACCGCGCTCAGGACTGCAAGCAGCCGTCCATGGACTTCAATCGGCAAG ATTGGAGCTTGACGTCAGGACTCGCCTGGTCGGCGCCTCCACCGTGGTTGCGATGCAGAGACCTCCGTCTCCCGAGGAGCATTGCCGTCATCGGTCCTTCCAGGCTCACACGTAATTCCCGGGCAGCTACGCAAGATCGGAATCGAGAACTGCAGGTTGGAGTTCTCCGCGTGGAGTTCCACCAGTCGGACTCTTGA
- the ZCCHC14 gene encoding zinc finger CCHC domain-containing protein 14 isoform X6 codes for MHYIHQHIPRRSRYPRGLWGNTPKLPQLYPEENLEKFIPCLAGPDSFYVERNHMDLEADLRYLASLPSHVLKNDHVKKFFSTSSPTQQLQSPSPGTPSLSKVGTVMGMSGRPVCGVAGIPSSQSSAQHHMPHSASSAALPHCSHAGGAGSALAYRAQMDSSPAILMPSSLQAPQTQEQNGILDWLRKLRLHKYYPVFKQLTMEKFLSLTEEDLNKFESLTMGAKKKLKTQLELEKEKSEKRCLNPTAPPPVTSSGVARVPPTSHVGPVQTVRGPHAAALRVEVEQPPHQTAREGSSSECSSSSPSPMGVQAREESSDSAEENDRRVEMHLEGSEKEKPVMLLNHFASSSARPTAQVLPVQNEAGSSPAGHHPLPPQMMAAASHLAPIRMLNSVHKSERGGADMKLLPPSVHSLLSLEERSKLSGPRGSIKVDKNFGHTVIDAAPTPTPQQPLQVLSALAESSSVSPTVSFGPRAKVVHTAALDRVMKPAPQPALAGEASTAAAGTSSAVFHVARPPIKLLVSSSVPADSAISGQTPCSNNVQISVPPAIINPRTALYTNTKAAFSAMSSVPVGPLQGGFCASSSTASSSSHPPTSFASMASVPSCPAPSSSPALSSAPDSGFYGGGGGGAGAGGSPGSLPAPAQNHHHHHHHQQQAAAQQPAPAPPPGCVVCTSCGCSGSCGSSGLTVSYANYFQHPFSGPSVFPFPFLPFSPVCGSGYVGAQQYGGGAFPVVHPPYGGSVPPEPVLGGQSAFAVPPMQSFMAGAAGVYQAPGLVGSSNGSGHKKSGNLSCYNCGATGHRAQDCKQPSMDFNRQDWSLTSGLAWSAPPPWLRCRDLRLPRSIAVIGPSRLTRNSRAATQDRNRELQVGVLRVEFHQSDS; via the exons TTACCCCAGCTGTACCCTGAAGAAAATCTGGAGAAGTTCATTCCTTGCTTAGCTGGCCCAGATTCCTTTTACGTAGAGCGAAACCACATGGATCTGGAAGCGGACCTGAG GTATTTGGCTTCATTACCTTCTCACGTATTAAAAAATGACCACGTTAAGAAGTTTTTCAGCACTTCATCTCCCACCCAACAGCTTCAAAGTCCAA GTCCTGGCACCCCTTCCCTCTCTAAAGTGGGTACCGTGATGGGCATGTCTGGAAG GCCTGTGTGTGGCGTGGCCGGCATCCCCTCCTCTCAGAGCAGTGCCCAGCACCACATGCCGCACTCGGCCAGCTCGGCCGCCTTGCCCCACTGCTCCCACGCGGGGGGTGCAGGCTCGGCGTTGGCCTACCGGGCCCAGATGGACAGCTCGCCCGCCATCCTGATGCCCTCCAGTCTGCAGgcccctcagacccaggagcagAACGGGATCTTAGACTGGCTGAGGAAGCTGCGCTTGCACAAGTACTACCCTGTCTTCAAACAGCTCACCATGGAGAAG TTTCTGAGCCTTACTgaggaagatctaaataaatttGAATCCCTCACAATGGGAGCAAAGAAAAAACTCAAGACTCAGCTGGAGCTGGAGAA GGAGAAGTCAGAGAAACGGTGCCTGAaccccacagccccacccccagtcaCCAGCAGTGGAGTGGCCCGCGTCCCCCCCACCAGCCACGTCGGGCCCGTGCAGACCGTGCGAGGCCCCCACGCTGCAG CGCTGCGGGTAGAAGTGGAGCAGCCCCCTCACCAGACGGCCCGGGAGGGCAGCTCCTCGGAATGCTCCAGCTCCTCACCCAGCCCGATGGGGGTGCAGGCCCGGGAAGAGAGCTCGGACAGCGCCGAGGAGAACGACAGAC GTGTGGAGATGCACTTGGAGGGCTCGGAGAAGGAGAAGCCCGTCATGCTACTGAACCATTTCGCTTCAAGTTCCGCCAGACCCACGGCCCAGGTTCTCCCGGTGCAGAACGAGGCAGGCTCCAGTCCGGCgggccaccaccccctccccccccagatGATGGCCGCGGCCTCGCACCTGGCACCCATCCGGATGCTGAATTCCGTGCACAAGTCCGAAAGGGGGGGCGCGGACATGAAGCTCCTCCCGCCTTCCGTGCACTCGCTGCTGTCTCTAGAAGAAAGGAGTAAACTCTCGGGACCAAGAGGCAGCATCAAAGTGGACAAGAACTTCGGCCACACCGTGATCGACGCAGCACCCACGCCCaccccccagcagcccctgcagGTGCTCTCTGCCCTGGCCGAGAGCAGCTCCGTGTCACCCACCGTCTCCTTCGGTCCCCGCGCCAAGGTCGTGCACACGGCTGCGCTGGACAGGGTGATGAAGCCGGCCCCGCAGCCGGCCCTGGCGGGGGAGGCGAGCACGGCTGCCGCGGGGACGTCGAGCGCCGTCTTCCACGTGGCCCGGCCACCCATCAAACTTCTGGTGTCTTCATCTGTCCCCGCGGATTCTGCCATTTCTGGGCAAACTCCCTGTTCGAATAATGTGCAAATAAGCGTGCCCCCTGCAATAATAAACCCCCGGACTGCTCTGTACACCAACACCAAAGCTGCCTTCTCTGCGATGAGCAGTGTGCCCGTGGGGCCCCTGCAGGGCGGCTTCTGCGCCAGCAGCAGCACTGCCTCCTCCAGCAGCCACCCGCCCACGTCCTTCGCCAGCATGGCCTCTGTGCCCAGCTGCCCggcccccagctccagccccgcGCTCTCCTCGGCCCCCGACAGCGGCTTCtacggcggcgggggcggcggggccggggccggcggCTCCCCGGGGAGCCTCCCCGCGCCCGCCcagaaccaccaccaccaccaccaccatcagcagcAGGCGGCGGCCCAGCagcccgcgcccgccccgccgcccggcTGCGTCGTGTGCACGTCGTGCGGCTGCAGCGGCAGCTGCGGCTCCAGCGGCCTGACCGTCAGCTACGCCAACTACTTCCAGCACCCGTTCTCGGGGCCGTCCGtgttccccttccccttcctgcccttCAGCCCCGTGTGCGGCAGCGGCTACGTGGGCGCCCAGCAGTACGGCGGCGGCGCCTTCCCCGTGGTGCACCCGCCCTACGGCGGCAGCGTGCCCCCCGAGCCCGTGCTGGGCGGCCAGTCGGCCTTCGCCGTGCCGCCCATGCAGAGCTTCATGGCGGGCGCGGCGGGCGTGTACCAGGCCCCGGGGCTGGTGGGCAGCAGCAACGGCTCCGGCCACAAGAAGAGCGGCAATCTGTCGTGTTACAACTGCGGGGCCACCGGGCACCGCGCTCAGGACTGCAAGCAGCCGTCCATGGACTTCAATCGGCAAG ATTGGAGCTTGACGTCAGGACTCGCCTGGTCGGCGCCTCCACCGTGGTTGCGATGCAGAGACCTCCGTCTCCCGAGGAGCATTGCCGTCATCGGTCCTTCCAGGCTCACACGTAATTCCCGGGCAGCTACGCAAGATCGGAATCGAGAACTGCAGGTTGGAGTTCTCCGCGTGGAGTTCCACCAGTCGGACTCTTGA